The following proteins are encoded in a genomic region of Stutzerimonas balearica DSM 6083:
- a CDS encoding putative urea ABC transporter substrate-binding protein yields the protein MQKRRLFSLAAAALAAALSVNAHAEKKDQFSVCWTIYAGWMPWGYASSSGIIDKWADKYGIEIDVVQLNDYVESINQYTAGEFDGCGMTNMDALTIPAAGGVDSTALIVGDYSNGNDGLVIKGEGKTLADLKGRPINLVELSVSHYFLARALESAGMSERDLKVVNTSDADMIAAFATPDVQAVATWNPMLAEIAAQPDVSLVYDSSKIPGEILDMMVVNTETLADNPDFGKALVGAWFETMALMQAGTPESTAALTEMAKASGTDLEGYKAQLAATELFYTPADALAFVTDPALPDTMARVAQFSFDHGILGEGAASPEVIGMQFPGNTVIGDEGNVMLRFDPSYVQMAADGKL from the coding sequence ATGCAAAAGCGCCGTCTGTTCTCCCTCGCCGCCGCCGCCCTCGCCGCTGCCCTCAGCGTCAACGCCCACGCCGAAAAGAAGGACCAGTTCAGCGTCTGCTGGACCATCTACGCCGGCTGGATGCCCTGGGGCTACGCCTCCTCCTCCGGCATCATCGACAAATGGGCCGACAAATACGGCATCGAGATCGACGTGGTGCAGCTCAACGACTACGTCGAGTCGATCAACCAGTACACCGCCGGTGAGTTCGATGGCTGCGGCATGACCAACATGGACGCGCTGACCATCCCGGCCGCAGGTGGGGTCGATTCCACCGCGCTGATCGTCGGCGACTACTCCAACGGCAACGACGGCCTGGTGATCAAGGGCGAGGGCAAGACCCTGGCCGACCTCAAGGGCCGGCCGATCAACCTCGTCGAGCTGTCGGTGTCCCACTACTTCCTCGCCCGCGCGCTGGAATCGGCCGGCATGAGCGAGCGCGACCTGAAGGTGGTGAACACCTCCGACGCCGACATGATCGCCGCCTTCGCCACCCCGGATGTGCAGGCGGTGGCCACCTGGAACCCGATGCTCGCCGAGATCGCCGCCCAGCCTGACGTGAGCCTGGTCTACGACTCCTCGAAGATCCCCGGCGAAATCCTTGACATGATGGTGGTGAACACCGAGACGCTGGCGGACAACCCGGACTTCGGCAAGGCGCTGGTCGGTGCCTGGTTCGAAACCATGGCGCTGATGCAGGCCGGCACCCCCGAGTCCACCGCCGCGCTGACCGAGATGGCCAAGGCCTCCGGCACCGATCTCGAGGGCTACAAGGCCCAGCTCGCCGCCACCGAGCTCTTCTACACGCCCGCGGACGCGCTGGCCTTCGTCACCGACCCGGCGCTGCCCGACACCATGGCCAGGGTCGCGCAGTTCAGCTTCGACCACGGCATCCTCGGCGAAGGCGCCGCCAGCCCCGAGGTGATCGGCATGCAGTTTCCCGGCAATACCGTGATCGGCGACGAAGGCAACGTCATGCTGCGCTTCGACCCGAGTTACGTGCAGATGGCCGCCGACGGCAAGCTCTGA